One genomic region from Jeotgalibacillus haloalkalitolerans encodes:
- a CDS encoding aliphatic sulfonate ABC transporter substrate-binding protein — protein sequence MNKLSALILSSAAIGVLAGCSANASSDEQPEKITLDYAYYSPTSLVLKEQGLVEEALKDEGIEVEWVLSQGSNKALEFLNSRSVDFGSTAGAAALIAKSNGSPVESVYLYAKPEWTALVAAEGSDIQSVEDLKGKKVAATLGTDPYIFLLRALEEAGVSSDEVEIVNLQHPDGANALSSGQVDAWAGLDPHMARAELDTNAELFYRNPDFNTYGTLNVRSEFAEDYPEIVEEVIAQYEAAREWTIANPDDAAQILADEAEMNLEVAKASLARNDFSNPVIGDEHTEALIAAGEVLRQEEVIDQDADIEALVDELLNPSFTESLE from the coding sequence ATGAATAAATTAAGTGCACTTATCTTATCATCAGCGGCAATCGGGGTCCTCGCTGGATGCTCAGCAAACGCCAGTTCAGATGAACAGCCGGAAAAAATTACGCTTGATTATGCTTATTATTCACCAACGAGCCTTGTACTGAAAGAGCAGGGACTGGTAGAAGAAGCACTGAAGGATGAAGGAATTGAAGTGGAGTGGGTACTCAGTCAGGGAAGTAATAAGGCACTGGAGTTTCTTAATTCCAGAAGTGTTGATTTTGGGTCCACTGCAGGAGCGGCAGCCCTGATCGCAAAATCAAACGGCTCTCCGGTGGAATCCGTTTACTTATACGCAAAGCCGGAGTGGACTGCACTTGTTGCAGCTGAAGGATCAGATATTCAGTCAGTGGAAGACCTGAAAGGAAAAAAAGTCGCCGCAACGCTTGGAACAGACCCTTACATATTCCTCCTTCGTGCACTTGAAGAAGCAGGGGTATCCTCAGATGAAGTGGAAATTGTGAACCTTCAGCATCCGGATGGAGCAAATGCATTATCTTCAGGTCAGGTCGATGCATGGGCCGGACTGGATCCGCATATGGCAAGAGCAGAACTGGATACGAATGCAGAACTGTTTTACCGGAATCCTGACTTTAATACGTATGGAACACTGAATGTCAGATCAGAATTTGCTGAAGATTATCCTGAGATTGTGGAAGAAGTAATTGCGCAATATGAAGCAGCACGTGAATGGACGATTGCGAATCCTGATGATGCCGCACAAATTCTTGCAGATGAAGCGGAAATGAACCTTGAGGTGGCAAAAGCAAGTCTTGCCCGCAATGACTTTTCAAATCCGGTCATTGGAGATGAACATACTGAAGCGCTGATTGCAGCGGGTGAGGTGCTGCGCCAGGAGGAAGTGATTGATCAGGATGCAGATATTGAAGCACTTGTTGATGAATTGTTAAACCCGTCATTTACAGAGAGTCTGGAGTAA
- a CDS encoding ABC transporter permease gives MKNKLNLIGLGLILPVVLIAVWEAAARLGWIESYLLPAPTVVVTSIIEMAQEGTLWSHVSITLYRVGAGFLIGTAAALIVGAAVGYFKQAERLLDPILQAFRSIPSLAWVPLFLLWMGIGEPSKVTLIAVGVFFPVYLNIVSGIQGVDRKLIEVGKVYRFSSLQLVRRIILPASLPSFLVGIRSGLGLGWMFVVAAELLGASEGLGYLLVLGQNTSSPELIIASIILFAALGKGTDALLKGIEAKSLKWQDNLQNAQ, from the coding sequence ATGAAAAATAAATTGAATCTGATTGGACTCGGACTGATCCTCCCAGTTGTGCTGATCGCTGTCTGGGAAGCAGCGGCCCGACTCGGCTGGATCGAATCATACCTGCTGCCAGCCCCGACCGTTGTGGTCACGTCAATAATTGAAATGGCACAGGAGGGTACACTCTGGTCGCATGTGTCCATCACATTATACAGAGTGGGGGCAGGATTTCTGATCGGAACCGCAGCTGCCCTGATAGTCGGTGCAGCAGTCGGATACTTTAAACAGGCAGAAAGGCTGCTCGATCCGATTCTGCAGGCATTCAGATCTATCCCGTCACTTGCCTGGGTTCCATTATTTCTTTTATGGATGGGCATTGGAGAGCCTTCTAAAGTCACGTTAATCGCAGTCGGCGTATTCTTCCCGGTTTATTTAAATATCGTATCAGGTATTCAGGGTGTCGACAGAAAGCTGATTGAAGTGGGAAAGGTCTATCGTTTCAGCTCACTGCAGTTAGTCAGAAGAATTATCCTGCCGGCGTCTCTGCCATCGTTTCTCGTAGGGATCAGGAGCGGACTTGGCTTAGGGTGGATGTTTGTCGTTGCTGCAGAGCTGCTTGGTGCAAGTGAAGGACTTGGATATCTGCTTGTACTTGGGCAGAATACATCTTCACCGGAATTAATTATCGCAAGTATCATCTTATTTGCAGCACTCGGTAAAGGGACAGATGCACTGCTCAAAGGAATTGAAGCAAAGTCATTGAAGTGGCAGGATAACCTGCAAAATGCTCAGTAA
- a CDS encoding GntR family transcriptional regulator: MMLNADSTKPIYIQIAEWLETEILHERFKAHEKMFSQYQLADQFNINPATAAKGLTILADAGILYKKRGLGMFVTEEAAEQIRHRRINETLAALVSDVVAEAEHLNVKETDLIHMIQLEQSRRKGETS; encoded by the coding sequence CTGATGCTGAATGCAGACAGTACAAAACCGATTTATATACAGATTGCAGAGTGGCTGGAAACAGAAATTTTGCATGAACGATTTAAAGCACATGAAAAGATGTTTTCGCAGTACCAGCTGGCTGATCAGTTCAATATCAATCCGGCCACAGCAGCAAAAGGGCTGACCATACTTGCAGATGCAGGGATTCTATATAAGAAAAGGGGACTTGGGATGTTTGTGACAGAAGAGGCGGCTGAACAGATCCGCCACAGGAGAATCAACGAAACTCTGGCAGCGCTTGTATCCGATGTAGTTGCCGAGGCAGAACACCTGAATGTAAAAGAAACAGATCTGATCCACATGATTCAGCTGGAGCAAAGTCGCCGGAAAGGGGAAACGTCATGA
- the metX gene encoding homoserine O-acetyltransferase MetX produces the protein MGETLTEKVMHREGTVNIGSLTLESGKVIDDVSLRYERSGDPSLPVILICHALTGTHQSVGTEQDPGWWRGFAGEHAYIDLTKFQVITFNVLGGCSGSTGPDSLNQNGEKYRTAFPFITVKDMVNAQYHACLKLGITSLHGVIGGSLGGMQTLEWCISYPDFMGKAVLLAATPSLSDYGIAFNRIGIHAIENDPAWNNGLYENASDVKGFEVARMVGLVTYRSPYLFTGRFNREEKEVEEKQPFYQVESYLKYQGEKITKRFDPNSYLTLLYAMNHHDISRYHGSIQEAAGKIKSKLLGIGFKGDLLYPPNVIEQFISYVPEADFHEVDTDFGHDGFLVEFEKWGELVKYHFETGQ, from the coding sequence ATGGGAGAGACATTAACTGAGAAGGTCATGCATCGTGAAGGGACAGTTAACATCGGTTCTTTGACACTTGAATCCGGAAAAGTGATAGATGATGTCTCTCTCCGCTATGAGCGGTCAGGAGATCCGTCATTACCTGTGATCCTGATCTGTCACGCGTTAACCGGGACGCACCAGTCAGTCGGAACGGAGCAGGATCCGGGCTGGTGGCGTGGATTTGCCGGTGAACATGCTTACATTGACTTAACAAAGTTTCAGGTGATTACATTTAACGTTCTTGGCGGCTGCAGCGGTTCTACAGGTCCAGATTCACTTAATCAAAACGGTGAAAAGTACCGCACAGCCTTTCCATTTATCACGGTAAAAGATATGGTGAACGCCCAGTATCACGCCTGTCTGAAGCTTGGAATCACAAGCCTGCACGGTGTCATAGGCGGGTCACTCGGCGGTATGCAGACACTTGAATGGTGCATCAGCTATCCTGATTTTATGGGAAAAGCAGTGCTCCTTGCAGCGACGCCATCATTAAGTGATTACGGGATAGCTTTCAACCGGATCGGAATTCATGCGATTGAAAATGACCCGGCCTGGAACAACGGCTTGTATGAAAATGCCTCTGACGTAAAAGGGTTTGAGGTTGCCAGAATGGTCGGTCTTGTCACTTACAGAAGTCCCTACCTGTTTACAGGCAGATTCAACAGAGAAGAAAAAGAAGTGGAAGAAAAGCAGCCATTTTATCAGGTGGAATCCTATTTAAAATACCAGGGTGAAAAAATCACGAAACGGTTTGACCCGAACAGCTATTTGACACTTTTATATGCGATGAATCATCACGATATCAGCAGGTATCACGGCAGTATTCAGGAAGCAGCCGGGAAGATTAAGTCAAAGCTGCTTGGCATTGGATTTAAGGGGGATCTGCTATACCCGCCGAACGTAATTGAACAGTTTATCAGCTATGTACCTGAAGCTGACTTTCATGAAGTCGATACAGATTTTGGTCATGACGGCTTCCTCGTTGAATTTGAAAAATGGGGGGAGCTCGTCAAATATCATTTTGAAACTGGACAGTAA
- a CDS encoding ABC transporter ATP-binding protein, with protein sequence MLTVKKASRLFKDGAAGFKDISFTVQKGEIVGILGTSGCGKSTLLRVLSGLDQADSGTIHLHDGSGKGAGVIFQEPRLMPWLSVEDNVLFGFKHPAKYREQGAHYLSLVGLSEFSKALPRDLSGGMAQRTAIARALASKPSVLLLDEPFSALDAFTKMQLQDLLLDIWQEEKTTMVMVTHDIDEALHVCDRILVLSGQPGELAAEIKISQPKPRSRSDLSLASYKEKIFSILENSHTGLQKYSVQ encoded by the coding sequence TTGTTAACAGTAAAAAAAGCATCCCGCTTATTTAAAGATGGGGCAGCCGGATTTAAGGATATATCCTTCACTGTTCAAAAAGGTGAAATTGTCGGTATTCTCGGGACGAGCGGCTGTGGTAAAAGTACGCTGCTGCGCGTACTGTCAGGACTAGATCAGGCAGACAGCGGCACAATTCACTTACATGACGGCAGCGGAAAAGGAGCAGGCGTTATTTTTCAGGAACCCCGGCTGATGCCCTGGCTGTCAGTAGAAGATAACGTGCTGTTTGGATTTAAACATCCTGCAAAATACCGTGAGCAGGGTGCACATTATTTATCCCTCGTAGGGTTAAGTGAATTTTCAAAAGCACTTCCACGTGACCTGTCAGGTGGAATGGCGCAGCGAACTGCGATTGCGCGGGCACTCGCTTCAAAACCTTCGGTGCTATTACTGGATGAGCCATTCAGTGCACTTGATGCATTTACAAAAATGCAGCTGCAGGATCTGCTGCTTGATATCTGGCAGGAAGAAAAAACCACAATGGTAATGGTGACGCATGATATTGATGAAGCACTGCATGTCTGTGACAGAATTCTGGTGCTGAGCGGACAGCCTGGTGAACTGGCAGCTGAAATCAAAATCAGCCAGCCAAAGCCGAGAAGCAGAAGTGATTTAAGTCTCGCATCGTACAAAGAAAAAATTTTTTCGATCCTCGAAAACAGTCATACCGGGCTTCAAAAGTATTCAGTTCAATAA
- a CDS encoding cation:proton antiporter encodes MEPVQIVVLLLIGYIIFTIDKRTQVFPRPPVLVGIGMLLFFIPFFEGIQLSEKALYEIILPALLFISAYKFSVGALKTNSWAVSLLSTVGLMLTVLGLGGVIYLIATWFVPLDFTEALLIAAVLTPTDPVSVTSILHKSLDNEKVGDIVEGESLINDGTSYVIFATLLSIHQGHESFSFFSFMGEFLYVAIGGALIGVVFGWIVSRAVHFTHHQEYQVMLSIIMAYGLFLLAESFGISGVLATVAAGLMLSWEFNRINKEDHYRESLDHFWDVVEPTLLSLVFLLIGFTAVDYLKWEWFGFAAIVFILSLVIRTLLVVLTAQSVPPIRRNLSWKESLLISFGGVKGTMSVVLLLLLEASGTGEIETVMTVSFIAVLLSLFIQSIGVHPLAKVLKS; translated from the coding sequence TTGATCGGCTATATCATTTTTACAATTGATAAACGGACACAGGTGTTTCCAAGACCACCCGTTTTAGTCGGCATCGGAATGCTCTTATTTTTCATTCCTTTTTTTGAAGGCATTCAATTATCTGAAAAAGCACTGTATGAAATCATCCTGCCCGCGCTGTTATTCATTTCAGCTTACAAGTTTTCAGTTGGGGCTTTAAAGACAAACAGCTGGGCGGTTTCACTGCTCAGTACTGTCGGGCTGATGCTGACAGTGCTCGGACTGGGTGGTGTCATTTATTTGATTGCCACGTGGTTTGTACCGCTTGATTTTACAGAAGCATTGCTGATTGCAGCTGTCCTGACACCGACTGACCCGGTTTCAGTGACTTCCATCTTACATAAGTCTCTGGATAATGAAAAAGTCGGTGACATTGTAGAAGGTGAGTCACTGATCAATGATGGAACAAGCTATGTTATTTTTGCGACACTGTTATCTATTCACCAGGGTCATGAAAGCTTTTCGTTTTTCTCGTTTATGGGAGAATTCTTATATGTGGCGATCGGTGGCGCACTGATCGGAGTTGTGTTCGGCTGGATTGTCAGCAGAGCAGTTCATTTCACGCATCATCAGGAGTATCAGGTCATGCTGAGCATTATCATGGCTTACGGATTATTTCTGCTTGCGGAATCGTTTGGCATCTCGGGGGTGCTGGCAACCGTTGCAGCAGGACTGATGCTTTCCTGGGAATTTAACAGGATTAATAAAGAGGATCATTACCGGGAATCACTCGATCACTTCTGGGATGTAGTCGAACCGACGCTGTTATCACTCGTCTTCTTACTCATCGGATTTACAGCAGTCGACTATTTGAAATGGGAGTGGTTCGGCTTTGCGGCGATTGTATTTATCCTGTCACTTGTGATCAGAACCCTGCTTGTCGTGCTTACCGCTCAAAGCGTGCCGCCGATCCGCAGGAACCTGTCCTGGAAGGAATCACTGCTGATTTCATTTGGCGGAGTGAAAGGAACGATGTCAGTTGTGCTGCTGTTATTACTCGAGGCCTCTGGCACGGGAGAAATTGAAACCGTGATGACCGTTTCCTTTATTGCCGTATTGCTGTCGCTATTTATACAAAGTATAGGCGTTCATCCGTTGGCAAAGGTGTTGAAATCATAA
- a CDS encoding O-acetylhomoserine aminocarboxypropyltransferase/cysteine synthase family protein, translating to MTNNQPQYNIETLLLHGATESDPTTNSRAIPIYQTTSYTFDSAEHAQNLFSLAEEGNIYTRIGNPTVAAFENRIALLEGGVGAVATASGMAAITYAVLNLAGAGDEIVAAANLYGGTYNLFAQTLPRYGVNVKFVDGTDPENFRKAIGPKTKAVFAEVIGNPSLHVLDTEGVAKVAHEEGVPLIVDSTFATPYLNKPIEHGADIVVHSATKWIGGHGTTIGGVVVDAGTFNYDNGRFPDFTTPDPSYNGLRFVDLEAAAFIAKLRVNLLRDTGACLSPQNAFYLLQGLETLHLRVERHVENALKVAEYLDQHPSVDWVQYPGLESHSSYEAAKKYLPKGAGSIIVFGIKGGREAGRKVIDHTQLWSHVANVGDAKSLIIHPASTTHAQLTAADLEAAGVKEEQIRLSVGIESVEDLINDLNQAIEKAAVPAHS from the coding sequence ATGACCAACAATCAGCCGCAATACAATATTGAGACGCTATTACTTCACGGTGCAACAGAATCAGATCCGACTACGAATTCAAGAGCAATCCCGATCTATCAGACAACGTCTTACACGTTTGACAGCGCTGAGCATGCGCAGAATTTATTCTCACTTGCTGAAGAAGGAAATATCTATACACGAATCGGAAACCCGACAGTCGCTGCTTTTGAAAATAGAATCGCGCTGTTAGAAGGCGGAGTCGGTGCTGTGGCAACAGCTTCCGGCATGGCGGCAATCACTTATGCAGTACTGAACCTTGCAGGCGCAGGAGATGAAATTGTCGCTGCTGCAAATCTTTATGGCGGCACTTACAACCTTTTCGCCCAGACGTTGCCGAGATACGGTGTGAATGTAAAATTTGTTGACGGGACAGACCCGGAGAACTTCAGAAAAGCGATCGGTCCGAAAACGAAGGCTGTCTTTGCAGAAGTGATTGGAAACCCGAGTCTGCATGTACTTGATACAGAAGGAGTGGCAAAAGTCGCTCATGAAGAAGGCGTTCCGCTGATTGTTGACAGCACATTTGCAACGCCTTATCTGAACAAACCGATTGAACACGGGGCAGACATCGTTGTCCATTCAGCAACGAAATGGATCGGTGGACACGGCACAACGATTGGCGGTGTCGTTGTAGATGCAGGAACATTCAATTATGATAACGGACGCTTCCCGGATTTTACAACGCCTGACCCAAGCTATAACGGATTACGCTTTGTGGATCTTGAAGCAGCGGCATTTATCGCAAAGCTGCGGGTGAATCTGCTGCGTGATACAGGCGCATGCCTCAGCCCTCAAAATGCATTTTATTTATTGCAGGGACTTGAGACGCTGCATCTGAGAGTGGAGCGTCACGTGGAAAACGCGCTGAAAGTCGCTGAGTATCTGGATCAGCATCCTTCAGTTGACTGGGTGCAGTATCCGGGTCTTGAAAGCCACTCATCATATGAGGCGGCGAAAAAGTATCTGCCTAAAGGAGCCGGATCAATTATTGTATTTGGCATTAAGGGTGGACGCGAGGCAGGCAGAAAAGTGATTGATCATACGCAGCTCTGGTCACATGTTGCTAACGTTGGGGATGCGAAATCACTCATCATTCACCCGGCTTCAACAACACACGCACAGCTGACAGCTGCAGATCTTGAGGCAGCCGGCGTAAAGGAAGAGCAAATCAGATTATCAGTCGGTATTGAATCTGTTGAAGATTTAATTAACGATTTAAATCAGGCGATTGAAAAAGCGGCAGTACCAGCGCATTCGTAA
- a CDS encoding ABC transporter ATP-binding protein, with protein MTVIECRHLEKRFKNGAGVKDADFIIQENTITGIVGRNGSGKTTLMKTIAGYLKKTGGDISVFGEKPFNSLKVSANSMYLDEYTVFSNALTTKDILHHHSRFYPNWDAELAQRLAEYFALPMNVGTDYLSKGQKNTFFGILGLAARCPLTIFDEPTTGMDASVRKDFYRALLKDYLAHPRTILISSHHLDEIDELIEDLLLIDGGRSVLHLPIEEVKEYAMAVTGPTVQVKSWSDQQEVIARLEEKSGFSTVVVKNHFTAAEKAAARDLRFSPVSASDLCVYMTRRNTGGIDDVFSNSQHG; from the coding sequence ATGACGGTTATTGAATGCAGACATCTTGAGAAAAGGTTCAAAAACGGTGCCGGTGTAAAAGATGCGGACTTTATCATTCAGGAAAATACGATTACCGGCATTGTCGGAAGAAACGGGTCTGGTAAAACAACGCTCATGAAAACGATCGCCGGTTATTTAAAAAAGACAGGCGGGGACATCAGTGTGTTCGGTGAAAAGCCCTTTAACAGCCTGAAGGTATCTGCCAACAGTATGTATCTTGATGAATACACTGTTTTCTCGAATGCGCTGACGACGAAAGACATTTTGCATCACCACAGCCGTTTTTATCCGAACTGGGACGCAGAGCTTGCACAGCGTCTTGCGGAGTATTTTGCCTTACCCATGAATGTTGGAACGGATTATCTGTCTAAGGGACAGAAAAATACGTTTTTCGGAATCCTTGGTCTTGCAGCACGCTGTCCGCTGACGATATTTGATGAGCCGACAACCGGCATGGATGCCTCAGTCAGAAAAGATTTTTACCGGGCACTGCTGAAGGATTATCTTGCACATCCGAGAACGATTCTGATTTCAAGTCACCACCTTGATGAAATTGATGAATTGATTGAAGATCTGCTGCTGATTGATGGGGGACGTTCGGTTCTGCATCTCCCGATCGAAGAAGTAAAAGAGTATGCGATGGCTGTCACCGGCCCGACTGTTCAGGTTAAAAGCTGGTCAGATCAGCAGGAAGTGATTGCCCGTCTTGAAGAAAAAAGCGGATTCTCAACAGTGGTTGTGAAAAATCATTTTACTGCGGCTGAGAAAGCAGCTGCGCGTGATCTTAGATTTTCGCCGGTGTCTGCGAGTGATTTGTGTGTGTATATGACGAGAAGAAATACAGGGGGGATTGATGATGTCTTTAGCAACAGTCAGCACGGGTGA
- a CDS encoding dimethylarginine dimethylaminohydrolase family protein: MLMERKENHNQAGCQNEFGALERVLVCPPAFMKIEEAINETQKHFLKDNIDREKAMEQHRNFIQLLHEHGADVVQLPPLAMYPEQVFTRDIGFTIGDTVFISTMGTDMRSGEDRILKEWLQESKMKFEKITSPSIEGGDVITDGKKIWVGISSRTTEDAVEELRAKLPEHDITAVPFDSQYLHLDCLFNIISPEEALIYSPAFSQEMIDKFKEHYELIDVTDDEQFTMGPNVLSIGHDKIISLPVNQDINKKLKRAGYDVIECDISEIIKSGGSFRCCTLPVNRS; encoded by the coding sequence ATGTTGATGGAACGAAAAGAAAATCATAACCAGGCCGGCTGTCAAAATGAATTTGGCGCACTTGAACGTGTCCTTGTATGTCCGCCTGCCTTTATGAAAATTGAAGAGGCCATAAATGAAACGCAAAAACACTTTTTAAAAGATAATATCGACCGCGAAAAAGCAATGGAACAGCACCGTAACTTTATCCAGCTGCTTCATGAACACGGTGCAGATGTCGTTCAGCTGCCGCCGCTTGCGATGTATCCTGAACAGGTCTTCACACGTGACATCGGCTTTACCATTGGTGACACAGTTTTCATTTCCACCATGGGAACAGACATGCGCAGCGGAGAAGACAGGATTTTAAAGGAATGGCTGCAGGAATCGAAAATGAAATTCGAAAAGATCACTTCACCCTCAATTGAAGGTGGAGATGTAATTACAGACGGCAAAAAAATATGGGTCGGCATCAGCAGCAGAACAACAGAAGATGCAGTTGAAGAACTGCGTGCGAAGCTGCCCGAACACGACATCACAGCTGTCCCGTTTGATTCACAGTACTTACATCTGGACTGTCTGTTCAACATCATCTCACCTGAAGAAGCCCTGATTTACAGCCCGGCTTTTTCACAGGAAATGATCGATAAGTTCAAGGAGCACTATGAACTGATTGATGTAACCGATGATGAACAGTTCACGATGGGTCCGAATGTACTTAGCATTGGGCACGATAAAATCATCAGTTTGCCCGTCAATCAGGACATCAATAAGAAGCTTAAAAGAGCGGGCTATGATGTGATCGAATGTGATATTTCAGAAATTATTAAGTCTGGCGGCTCTTTCAGATGCTGCACGCTGCCTGTTAACCGAAGCTAA